From the Candidozyma auris chromosome 2, complete sequence genome, the window CGTGATGTTGATGCTCAAGTCACTTCATGTCAAAGACATTCTTCAGTTCCCCTTCTTGGACCCTCCTCCTCAAGATCTCTTGAGCTGCTCGCTTTATGATCTCTGGGCCATTGGTGCGCTTGACAACACCGGTGCATTGACAGCTCTAGGTGAGCAACTAAACGTATTTCCCATGGAACCTACACTCGCAAAACTCATATTGCTTTctacaaaagaagaatttcaCTGCTCTCGTGAGGTCATCATAATTGTTTCGATGCTCTCTGTCCCGAATGTATTTTATAGACCCAAGGAAAGAGCTGATGAAGCAGATGCAGCAAGAGACAAGTTTTTGATCGCCGACCTGGACCACTTGACGTTGTTGAATGTCTTTGAGCAGTGGGAGCTGCGTGCGAAGCAACATAAAGGCACGTTGAGCTCATGGTGTGCTCGTAATTTCCTTCATTATCGATCTTTGATTCGAGCAAAGGATATCTACAACCAAATTATGCTTATCATGAACAAGCGGAAGTACCCGGTGCTCAAATCCAAGTCGGACAGCGATATAAGGAAGTGTTTGTGTGCTGCTTACTACCAGCAGCTGGCCAAGCTAGTGAAGATGGGAGGAGGTAGAGGTCAAGTTGAATACGCCAATCTTCGTCAAGCGTATATGTCTATGTACATCCACCCGACGTCAGCTTTAGCAGGAGGCGGCGATCTAAGTCCTCCATATGTGATATACGACGAGTTGGTGCTCACGAGTAAAGAGTACATGCAATGTGTTACAGCAGTTGAGCCGGAGTGGTTGCTCAAGTATGGGCATGTTTTCTACGGGGTGAATTCGAGTGTCAGACAACAGATAGAAACATCTCTTGGATTCACCATTGTGAGCAAGTATGACTGGGAGAAACGCATTGAAGAGGATAGGCAACGCATGAGGGCCCGAGTTGTGACCAAGAGTGTTGAGAAGCCTACCACGCTCAACCGTGTCCGTAGAGGATTCTAGAGGCATCAAAAGAGTCAACTTTACTTCGTGCGCTACGTCGACAATCAAAGTTAAGGGAACCCGTATCATGCCTCTCACGAGGCTTTTGTATATACACTTTTCTAAACCTTTTTGGACGAACATCATCCTCTCCTAAATTTGTACATTATCAATAAGTCTGGCGACGCCTGAACCGTCTGACTTTGGCACACGCACCGCAGTAGACACCGTAGCCCCGATGTCTTTGGTGACGAAGTCAAGATCTTCCAAAGACTCAGGGTGAGACACTGCAATGTACTCCACTTGCCATTCTGGAGACATGGCCTTGTAAGTGTCTTTCACGGCTTCAACGATTGTGGAAGCAGCCACAGGTTTTCCCGAAGCCGATTCCCTTTCAAAGCACTCTTTCCCAGCACAAAGGCCCTTGTAAATGATCAGACACTTGTCCTTGGTCTCCTGGGACAAATACTCGTTTCTTGACGACATGGCAAGCCCATTGGGCTCTCTTAGCGTGGGACACACTCTGATGGTGGTGTCTATGAGCAAGTCCTTGACCAAATTTTTAACCACAACACATTGCTGGGCATCTTTCTGGCCAAAGTAGGCGTTGGTAGGGCACACGACGTTAAGGAGCTTTGTCACCACCGTAGCCACGCCTCTGAAGAATGCCGGTCTCTGCTTGCCCTCAAGCTGCTCAGAGCAGCCCAACACCGACACAAATGCTCCCTTCTGCTTCGCcacatcaagaacaatCCCACTGGGGAACATCTCACTGACTTTGGGCACAAACACCGCATCCACCTTCTTGCTGAGTCCCTCGAGCGCCTGCAAGTCCCGTTCTAGCGTCCTTGGGTAAGCGTCCAAATCCTCATGAGGGGCAAACTGTGAAGGGTTCACAAAGATCAGCACGATGGTCCTGTCGTTCTCCTCAAGGCTATTTTTCACCAAGTAGGTGTGGCCCTTGTGGAGAGCGCCCATCGTGGGCACGAACCCAACAGActttctgttgaagaagcattGTTTCCGCCATGCCCGCACCTGCAGCACCGTTCTGAGTATCTGGATCGACAGGGCCGTCATGAAGCGTGGGGAAAGAAGTGGTAGGAGGTTAGCGGAGTGAAAAAATCGCGATGCCGAGGATGCAATGGAGAAGGGTGTAGTCAGGCAGGGAAATAAGGAAAAATGGCGGTCAAACGATTTACAACGAATCAAATTAGACCTCAAATGGAATTAAGGTGCTCGCTGTGTCTGTGAAAATGTGGAGAAAGTTGGGTTTGTGACTCAGAGTCTGTACGAAAAGATGGAGTAAGTGCGGTTTGCAGCCgtatgtgaagaagacagagagagaaaCGGTAGTTGAGAAAATGGGCAAAAATGCGTTGAAGGGGTGATGCAGATTAATTTTTTCTATAAGAATTGACtgaatgagaagaaagagaagtcTTTGTTAGTGTTTGCTTCGATCTTTGGGTATGGCTCCTCGAAATGTTGCCGTTGGTCGTATAAAATCAGATGTATGTAGCATACGAAGAGAGTGTACCGGGGCCTGTTTCAGTTAAGTTAGGAGTCTAGACCCTCCAGTCATTGGATACCACCATGACCGACTTCAAGTCTATTTATTGATCACTTATTGCTCTGGGAAAGTGGGTGGTTTTATCGACCctagtggctgcaaaacgtgTATAATCGAATACAATCATACGCAGAGGAAGTTTGACTGACACAATATTGGTACTTACTGGAAACCACTCTTCAAACTATTCTATTCGTGATTGTTTTGGCACTCAAAAGCGAGAAAATTGTACTATCAACAGAAAGGGTGATGGTTCTGAAGGTGTGTTTGATGGAGCATGACAAAATGAAGACCCGTACACCAATACACTTGAAGAGCCGGAGCACATCTACGATTGAAG encodes:
- the PAN6 gene encoding pantoate--beta-alanine ligase PAN6, giving the protein MGALHKGHTYLVKNSLEENDRTIVSIFVNPSQFAPHEDLDAYPRTLERDLQALEGLSKKVDAVFVPKVSEMFPSGIVLDVAKQKGAFVSVLGCSEQLEGKQRPAFFRGVATVVTKLLNVVCPTNAYFGQKDAQQCVVVKNLVKDLLIDTTIRVCPTLREPNGLAMSSRNEYLSQETKDKCSIIYKGLCAGKECFERESASGKPVAASTIVEAVKDTYKAMSPEWQVEYIAVSHPESLEDLDFVTKDIGATVSTAVRVPKSDGSGVARLIDNVQI